One stretch of Armigeres subalbatus isolate Guangzhou_Male chromosome 2, GZ_Asu_2, whole genome shotgun sequence DNA includes these proteins:
- the LOC134212528 gene encoding protein phosphatase methylesterase 1, translating into MSNLQRVMMKSRLPPMCPNPRFPKPTDRGFRRQTDYNPIMWSQYFSESRDVETQYGKFRVYLTEKPEAPGPLLVMLHGGGFSALSWALFSMEISKIIHCQCLAIDIRGHGDTATDNEDDLSAETLAQDVAEVLNSIYGDSAPPVILIGHSMGGAICVHVANMEVISSLIGIVVIDVVEGTALEALASMQSFLRSRPTTFKSIQHAVEWCVRSGQIRNIDSARVSMPGQIVNIETGKLSTNELPLVEESTEARTRFTNPNVIAEDGEMPSPATPSTSVPAETSMAAPNPKKYKWRIDLSKSEKYWEGWFLGLSQKFLDVRVPKLLLLAGIDNLDRALTVGQMQGKFQLQVLARTGHAVHEDRPHEVAEVIGTYLLRNKFAEASGEGQFLKHMPAC; encoded by the exons ATGTCCAACTTACAACGGGTAATGATGAAATCCCGCTTGCCACCGATGTGTCCAAACCCAAGGTTTCCTAAACCAAC CGATCGCGGATTTCGCCGGCAAACGGATTACAATCCGATTATGTGGAGCCAGTACTTTTCCGAGAGTCGAGACGTGGAAACACAGTATGGAAAATTTCGGGTGTACTTGACGGAAAAACCGGAAGCTCCCGGACCGCTCTTAGTAATGCTGCACGGGGGTGGCTTTTCCGCTTTGTCGTGGGCACTTTTTAGC ATGGAGATCTCAAAAATTATACACTGCCAGTGCTTGGCCATCGATATCAGAGGTCACGGAGACACGGCTACTGATAACGAGGACGATCTTTCAGCGGAAACCCTGGCACA GGACGTGGCCGAAGTTTTGAACTCTATTTATGGTGATTCTGCACCACCCGTGATTTTAATCGGTCATTCTATGGGGGGAGCGATTTGCGTTCATGTCGCCAATATGGAGGTAATCAGTTCCCTGATTGGCATCGTTGTTATCGACGTTGTTGAAGGAACGGCTCTGGAAGCACTGGCCAGCATGCAAAGTTTCCTACGGTCTAGGCCAACCACGTTCAAAAGCATCCAGCATGCCGTCGAATGGTGCGTCCGCAGTGGACAGATTCGTAATATAGATTCTGCGAGAGTATCGATGCCCGGACAGATAGTGAA TATCGAAACGGGAAAACTTTCTACTAACGAGTTGCCGCTGGTTGAGGAATCTACCGAAGCTCGAACAAGGTTTACCAACCCGAACGTAATAGCAGAGGATGGTGAAATGCCATCACCAGCGACTCCTTCCACTTCAGTCCCCGCGGAGACTTCTATGGCGGCCCCCAACCCCAAGAAGTATAAATGGCGTATCGACTTATCGAAATCGGAAAAGTATTGGGAGGGCTGGTTTTTGGGACTCAGCCAAAAGTTTTTGGATGTTAGAGTTCCCAAACTTTTACTATTGGCAGGAATCGACAATCTTGACCGAGCGCTAACTGTCGGTCAAATGCAGG gaaaattccaACTACAGGTATTGGCCCGCACCGGTCACGCCGTTCACGAAGACAGACCACACGAGGTGGCCGAAGTCATTGGTACGTATTTGCTGAGGAATAAGTTTGCCGAAGCGTCCGGTGAGGGACAGTTCCTGAAACATATGCCAGCCTGTTGA
- the LOC134212530 gene encoding uncharacterized protein LOC134212530: MNRSNASKNGKIKNRPSQKEPKIYRYDQSNKLPRYGVIVKWDGKTKYNAMKEKLDAHMARVGPSSATPGQKSKNGQLNRKSMPYYRQAGLNKAIFIFSDIHQANAFADLKDDTLKAFIPMSFICSIGVAVFNKFTYKKSELQECFPKEYEVLQWRKKRLENGKLQVSISVRGSEIPDSLNCKGEKITFELLERKPIYCTRCLRYGHRASNCFRRPRCGVCTPYERESKHTEKYCPKIKRKPVNDERCLYCRQGHTIGKENCVEYGQQHDFRLKLVRRNLDYLTVLEKDILPAIRTTAVNSNRLWLD, translated from the exons ATGAATCGATCCAATGCCTCGAAGAATGGAAAAATCAAAAACCGTCCATCACAAAAAGAGCCAAAGATCTACAGATACGATCAATCGAACAAACTGCCAAGATATGGAGTGATCGTAAAATGGG ACGGGAAAACAAAGTACAATGCCATGAAGGAAAAGTTGGATGCTCATATGGCACGTGTCGGTCCCTCGTCAGCGACACCAGGGCAAAAATCAAAGAATGGACAACTGAACCGCAAATCGATGCCATACTACCGCCAGGCCGGGCTAAACAAGGCAATTTTTATATTCAGTGACATACATCAGGCCAATGCATTTGCTGATCTGAAAGATGATACATTGAAGGCGTTCATTCCGATGAGTTTCATCTGTTCAATTGGGGTAGCAGTATTCAACAAGTTCACCTACAAAAAGTCTGAATTGCAAGAATGCTTCCCCAAAGAGTATGAAGTACTGCAATGGCGCAAAAAACGACTGGAAAACGGTAAATTACAAGTGTCAATTTCGGTGCGAGGATCCGAAATTCCCGACAGCCTCAATTGCAAAGGAGAGAAAATAACGTTCGAGCTCCTGGAGCGGAAACCAATATATTGCACGCGCTGCCTCCGATATGGCCATCGGGCCAGTAACTGTTTTCGGCGTCCACGATGCGGCGTTTGCACACCGTACGAACGAGAATCAAAGCATACCGAGAAATACTGTCCAAAGATCAAACGTAAGCCTGTTAATGACGAGCGTTGTCTCTACTGTCGCCAGGGACATACCATTGGAAAAGAAAATTGCGTTGAATACGGCCAACAGCATGACTTCAGATTGAAGTTGGTAAGGCGGAATCTGGACTATTTGACGGTTCTTGAGAAGGACATACTGCCGGCGATTAGAACAACGGCGGTCAACTCGAACCGACTATGGCTAGATTAG